Below is a window of Aeromonas veronii DNA.
CACCGGTGATCAAATGGTTCACCATGCTGCTCGGTTCATTGAAGTTTTCCACCAGATTCTCGAGGCCATCCTTCACCCCAGTCGGCACATAACGTGCGTAGGTATGTACCACAGGGCGAGCCACATAGGGCTCCAGCACATCATAGTTGACCGCCCACATCGCCCGGTTGGCCCCTTGGAAGGGGTCACGCGGATCGGCCGCGGTACTGGTGGCGCCCGGAGGATTGATCCCGGGATGAAGATCCAGACTCGCTGGGCCAGGCTTGGGCGGGCCCCCGGCACAGCCAGCCAGCAAGAGGGCTGCCAGTATGGCTCCTGAACGAAGATACATATGATTGTCCTGACGCTTTATTTTGATTTATCAGAAGTATAGATAACCCGGCCCCATCCAGGGGCCGGGTTATTCAAAGGCATATTAGAGGGCGTGATCGATGCGGATGTCAATCGGCGCTGCAGGGATATCGGCCGTCTTGACCGGCACGGAGACCCCTTCAAAAGCCCCTTCCTTGTTCATCACATTACCACCGCGCGAAAGACGCGCCTTGAACTGCAGCTCCGGATAGGCCGCCAGCTTGCTGCCTTCCATCATGGCATCGCCATCTCCCAGCGAGAGGGTTACAGGCAGCATGGGGCCTGCGATCTGCTTCACGGCGATGGGCATGGGTGGCCCATTTGGGATCACTGCAAAGACGAAGAGATGGGCATCCTCCGGCATCTGGATACCTGCCGCCAGCGTGATATGGAGGGGGAATTCCCCCTCCTTCACTGCCACCGGTTGCCGCTGCCCGGCACTCTCCTTGGCGGTGTCCGGGGTCGTCACCTCGATGCCGCGCTGCTTGAGCTGCGCGCGGGCATACTCCATGGAGCGCTCGACCATCACGTAACGGGGGGTGCCTTTCTCCATCAGGGGTAACATCGCCTGCCAGCGAGCCAGAGCGGTCTGGAAATCCTCTTTCTGCAGCGCCATAAAGGCATAGACGGAGCGCGCCTCGATATTATCAGGCTCCTGCGCGATAGCCGCCTGCAACAGGGCATCCGCTTGCGCCTCTTTCCCCGTCATCATCAGCGCCTGCGCGTAGGGCACCGCCACCAGCGATTTCTGGGGGGCAAGCGTGTAGGCCCGCTCCAGCGCCTCGCTGGCCATCTCGGGATCGTTGCCATCCAGCGCCAAGCGTCCCAGCAGCAACCAGCCGCGGTAGTCATTCGGTTCATCCTTGAGGCGGGTACGCAGTGCCAGCGTGAAGTCCAGCAGATCCTGCTCGGTCACCTGGGCATCGCGTTCCACCAGAATGCGATTGCTCAACTCGCCAAGACGGCTGCTGGCATCTTGCCAGCGACTCACCTCTTGCCAGGAGCCCAACTTGTAGTAGAGCCCCAGACTCACCACCACCAGCACCAAGACACCCGGGATCCAGATCAGACTCTTGCCACTGCGGGCAGTCTGCTCCACATCGGGAATATCATCCAGCAAGCTGCGTTGCAGCTCGACCAGCGAGTCGGACTCCTCTGCCAAGACCCCCTGCTCGCGCTCTTCGCCAATTTCCAGCAACCGCTGGCGATAGAGCTGTTTGTTGAGCGCCGAGCGACTGATGCTCTGTTTGCCTTCACCACGCCACAGCGGCACGACGAGCGCCAGACTCACCAGCACCAGCAAGCCCGCAATCACTATCCAAAAAGCGGTCATTGTTTCTCTTCCTCTTTGAGCAGCTCGGCCAGTCGGCGCTGCTCCTCCTCGCTCAGGGCGTTATCCAGTTGTTTTTTCACCGCAGGGGGCCGGCGGCTGCGCATCACGACCACGGCGCCACCGATCAGGATCACCAGCAGCGGGCCGAGCCAGAGGATCAGGGTGGAGGCCATCAGGGGCGGGTTATAGAGGATAAAGTTGCCGTAGCGGGCCACCATGTAATCCACGATCTCCTCTTTATCCTTACCCTCGCGCACCATCTGGTAGGTCTTGTCGCGCAAGTCCTTGGCCAGCCCCGCATTGGAGTCGGCGATATCCTGGTTCTGGCACTTAGGGCAGCGCAGCTCCTTGGTCAGTTCGCGAAAGACCTGCTCCTGATTGCCGTTGTCGAAGGTGTAGACATCGATAGCGGCCATGGCCGGCGCTTGCACTATCCATCCCAGCAACAGCAGCAGGGAAGCAATAAATACTCTCATCAGGGCTCCCCTCACTTCATGGCATCAAAGATGGGTTTGAGGGTCGACGCCCAGTTTTCGGGGTTGATATCCCCCACGTGGCGATACCGGATGATCCCCTTGCTGTCGATAAAGAAGGTCTCCGGCGCGCCATATACCCCGAGATCCAGCCCCAGCATGCCGTCCGGATCATAGAGATTGACCTGATAGGGGTTGCCCAGCTCCGCCAGCCACTTGATCGCCTTGTCGCGCTCATCCTTGTAGTTCATGCCAATGATGGGAATGCCCTGCCCTGCCAGCTGTTTGAGGTAGGTGTGCTCGCCGTAGCAGGTCGGGCACCAGGTGGCCCAGACGTTGAGCAGCATGGGACGACCGGTCAGGATACTGCGATCGTGCTGCTTGTTCAGATCGTAAATGTCCTGCAGGGTGAACATCGGCACCTCTTTGCCCACCATCACGGACTCAAGCTTGGTGGGATCGGAGTAGAGCCCCTTGAACAGGAACACAGCCCCCAGCAAAAAGACGATAAAGGGGATTAAAAACAACCAGGTCTTTTTGTTCATGCCTTGGCCTCCTCTTCACGACGGCCGAAACGGTAACGCTTGTCGAGCATCGCCAGCACGCCACCGATGGCCATAAAGACGCCACCGAACCAGATCCAGCGCACGAACGGCTTGTAGTAGATCCGCACTGCCCAGGCCCCGTTGTCGAGCTGTTCCCCCAGCGCCGCATAGAGATCACGGGTGATACCGGCATCGATGGCCGCTTCGGTCATCGGCATCCGGCTCACCTTGTACATCCGCTTCTCAGGCTTGAGCAGGGCGACCTGCTCGCCATTCCGGTTCACTTCCAGCACCCCCTTGAAGCCATCATAGTTGGGGCCGTTCTTCTCTTTGATCCCGGCAAAGACGAACTCGTAATCGGCAAAGTGCACCCGATCACCCGCCTGCATTCGAAGGTCCTTCTCGATGCTGTAATTCTGGGTGCAGGCGATACCTATGATGCTGACTGCCAGCCCCACATGGCCAAGGATCATGGCCCAGTGGCTGTTGCCAAGCTTGCGCACGCCGACCGCAAAGTTGTGTTTGTGGGTCGCTCGTGCCCAGGTCTCCTGCACGCTGGTAACGATGATCCAGGCGCCCAGACCAATCCCTACCGCCGCCCACGGCTTGAAGGTTTCGGCAAAGGCTAGCGGCAACAGCACGGCAGCGGCCAGACTCAGCACCAGTGCCACGACCACCTTGCCTCTGAGTTCCCCCAGCTCCTGACGACGCCAGCGAAACAGCGGGCCAATCCCCAGCAGCAGGGCAAACGGGATGATCAGCCAGCTGTAGATGTGGTTGAAGAAGGGAGTACCGATGGAGATGCTCCCCAGCCCCAGCTCCTTGTGCACCAGCGGCAGCAAGGTGCCGAGCAGCACGGTCAGCAGACCCGCCACCAGCATGATGTTGTTGCAGAGCAGCAGGGTCTCGCGACTCCACAGCTCGTGTTTGCCGTGGCTCTTCACCTGCGAGCCTTTGAAGGCAAACAGCAGCAAGGATGAACCGATCACCGCCAGCAGGAAGCCGAGAATAAACAGGCCGCGGGTCGGGTCGGAGGCGAACGCATGGACCGACACCAGCACGCCGGAGCGCACCAGGAAGGTACCGAGCAGGCTCAACGAGAAGGCAGAGAGGGCCAGCAGCACGGTCCACGCCTTGAAGGTGGCGCGCTTCTCGCTCACCGCCAGCGAGTGCAGCAGAGCGGTCCCCGCCAACCAGGGCATGAAGGAGGCATTTTCTACCGGATCCCAGAACCACCAGCCGCCCCAGCCGAGCTCGTAGTAGGCCCACCAAGAGCCGAGCACGATGCCCAGGGTCAGGAATACCCAGGCCGCCATGGTCCAGGGGCGCGACCAGCGAGCCCAGGTCGCATCGAGACGGCCGGTCATCAGCGAGGCAATGGCAAAGGCAAACGCCACCGAGAAGCCCACATAGCCCATGTAGAGCATCGGCGGATGGAAGATGAGGCCCGGATCCTGCAGCAGGGGATTGAGGTCACGACCATCGACCGGAAAATAGGGCAAGGTACGGGTGAAGGGATCGGAGGTGAACAGCACGAAGGCGGTAAAGCCGACCGAGATCAGCCCCAGCACGCCAAGTACCCGCGCAACGGCATCAAGCGGCAGACGGCGACTGAACATGGCCACCGCCGCAGTCCAGCCCCCTAAGGTCAGAACCCACAGCAGCAGGGAACCTTCATGGGCCCCCCATACCGCCGAGATGCGATAGGCGAGCGGCAGCAGGCTGTTGGAGTTAGTGGCCACATACTGCACGGTGAAGTCGTTATCGATAAAAGCCCAGGTCAGGCAGAGAAACGACAACAGCAGTAGCAAGAACTGGGCATAGGCGAGCGGACGGGCCGCCGACATCATGCCAAGACGCCCCCAGCTGGCGCCAAGCAGCGGGTAGCTGCCCAGCAGCAGAGCGGTGGCAAAGGCCAGGATCAGCGCAAACTGACCTAATTCCGGGATCATGAAGGCATTCCTTTCAATTGAACGGTGACAACAGCCGCATCACGCACGGCAGGCAAAGCGAAAAAGGCAACCACCACAGGGATCACTGCTTGGCTCCCTTCAACTGCGCCTCGGAGTACTCCGGCTTGAAGTGCATGCCGTTGGTGGCATCGGCCACTTCCGGCGGCATGTAGTTCTCATCGTGCTTGGCCAGCACCTCGAACGCCTCTACGGTCGTGGCATCCTTGAGGGTGCCCTGGGCAACAATCCCCTGCCCTTCACGGAACAAGTCCGGCAGGATGCCGTCAAACTCGACCGTCACCAGATGACCGCCGTTATCCACCAGCTTGAAGGCCACCTTGAGGCTCTGGGGATCCCGCTGTACCGACCCCGGCAAGACCAATCCACCGATGCGCAGGCGCTGCCCCTCTTCCGGCTTGATCTTGTCCGGCCCCTTCCCCTCCACCAACTCGCTCGGGGTGTAGAAGAGGTCGATATTCTGACTGAGGGCGTAGAGCACCAGTCCGCTGACGGTCGCCAGACCCAGGGTGATGGCCAGAATGATGGTGAGGCGTTTTTTGCGTCTCGGATTCATAGGGTGTTCTCCATCTGCCGGGCCGCCTTGCGACGGGCCTCACGCGCCTGTTTGCTGCGCAACTCGCCGAGCAGGCTGCGGGTTTTCATGCGGGTAGAAATGATGATGCCGACCAGACACACCAGCGTCAGGCCAAAAGAGAGCCAGACATAGAAGGCGTAACCGCCCATCGCCATAAAATCACTGAAAGAGGCAAAGTGCATGCTTACTTCTCCTGCTCTGCAATCTCTTTGACCCAGGGACGATGCCACTCCCGCATCAGGAGTTCATTGCGAAAACGCATCAGGGTCAGGGCACCGAGAAACGCGGCAAACGCCAGGATCATGATCAGCAGCGGCCAGAGCATCTCGGGCGAAATGGACGGTTTGTCAAATTTGGTGATGGTGGCTCCCTGATGCAGGGTGTTCCACCACTCCACCGAGTAGTGAATGATGGGCAGGTTGATCACCCCCACCAGCGCCAGAATACCGGCGGCACGGCCAGCGACCACCTTGTCACTGAAGGCGTTGTAGAGGGCAATCACGCCGAGGTAGAGAAACAGCAGGATCAGCTCAGAGGTGAGCCGTGCATCCCACACCCACCAGGTTCCCCACATCGGCTTGCCCCAGGCGGCACCGGTAAAGAGGGCGATAAAGGTAAAGACGGCGCCGACCGGCGCAATGGCTGCAACCGTCATGTCCGCCATCCGCAGTTGCCACACCAGGCCGATAAAGGCAGCCACCGCCATAGTGGAGTAGGCACCCATGGAGAGAATGGCGGAAGGCACATGGATATAGATGATCCGGAACGAATCTCCCTGCTGGTAATCCGCTGGCGCAAACGCAAGGCCCCAGACAGTACCGATCACAAACGAGAGCAGACTAATCACCGCAAACCAGGGCAACAGCGTGCCTGCCAGCTGATAGGCCCGCTCCGGTTTGGCATAAGGGTGCAACCATTTCCACATAGCTCACAAAACCTTTTTGTTATTAATCGTTTGGCGAGGCCTACCATACCGACCACGGGGCAGCATCAAATACCCCGAAAGCAATAAGCGGCGCTCTCCTTGATCCATCGCAACATTATTTTTTGTAAAAAGACTCCGTTCGGAGCCAAATCCAGTTCAGCACACTGCCATCAGTTGAGGCTGACCCGCAATGCCGCCGACACAGCCAGCGGCGTCAGCGTCAAAGCGCCCACCAGCATGGCGGCCAGAATGGCAAGCTGCCCGCCATAGGGCAAGCTCATCCCCGCGGCATCAATGGCTGAGGTGGCAAAAATCAGTACCGGAATATAGAGCGGCAGGATCAGCAGACTGAGCAGCACCCCGCCTTTGCGCAGCCCCACCGTCAACGCGACCCCGACCGCGCCGAGCAGGCTCAATACCGGAGTGCCTAGTGCCAGCGTCGCGACGACGGCCAGATAGGTGTTCATATCCAGCGACAGCAAAATCGCCAGCAAGGGAGAGATCAGCAGCAGCGGCAAGCCGGTCAGCAGCCAGTGAGCGACCACTTTCGCCAGCGCCAGCAAGCCCAGCGGGTGCGGCATCAGCATCATCTGCTCCAGCGCACCATCGGCAAAGTCGTCGCGAAACAGTCGCTCCAGCGACAGCATGGCCGCCAATAGCGCCGCCACCCAGATAATCCCCGGGGCAATACGGGCCAGCAGCTTGGGCTCCGGGCCAATCCCTAGCGGAAACAGGGTGATGACGATGAGGAAAAACCAGAGCGGATTGAGAATATCGGAACGCTGGCGCAGGGCCATCAGCAGTTCACGGTGAATAAGGTGCATAACTGCGCGCAACATGGCGTTACTCCTGCAATGTCGAGGCGAAGGGGGTCAACGAGATACTCTTCAGCCGTCCCTGCATCAGAGTCAGATCCTGATGGGTGGTGAGGATCACCATGCCGCCCCGTTCGGCGTGGGCCAAAAAGAGCTGCTCGAGTACCTTGACCCCCTGCTTGTCGATGGCGGTAAAGGGTTCATCGAGGATCCAGAGCGCCGGTTTCTGTGACAGCCAGAGTCTGGCCAGGGCCACGCGGCGTTGCTGACCGGCAGAGAGTTGCCCGGTCGGGTTCTCTTCAAACCCGGCCAGCCCTACCCGGGCCAATATCTGCCACAAGTCAGTCTCTGTTTGCTGCGGGTGATGCAACTGCTGGTAGAACTTCAGGTTTTCAAAAGGGGTCAGCGCCGCTTTGACGCCGGGCTGATGACCGAGATAGAGCAGCTTGGCATGATACTCATCACGACAGTGACGAATATTCTCCCCATTCCAGCACACCTCACCGGCAAATGGTTGCGACAGCCCGGTCAACAACCGCAACAGGCTGGTCTTGCCGACACCGTTGGGCCCTTCGATTTGCACCAGATCGCCGGGCGCCACAGAGAAAGAGAGGTGTTCAAACAGAGTGCGATCTTCGCGCACGCAGCTCAGATTGTTAACTTGAAGCAGCATGGGGATTTTTTCAGAGAAAATGAAGCGGTCTGCATCTTAACACAGTATTGGAATAGGTCTTTTCAAAGATGCAACAATTGAACTGACTGGCGACCGGGATCACAAAGAAAATACGGCAGAAACAACCCGCTCAACGCAGCTGGCGGGAAAGCGACTGCGCGCCATAAAATTCAGGAAGGCAGTTGCCTTCCTGAATCATCAAGAGCGACCTTTTCGCAACGATATCAAGAGCTCGGCCTCTGCCTTTGGCAACTCGCACTCACTCATGACTTCATCAAGATCGGCGCCCAGTTCGACCATCTTGGCCGCTCGGCTGTAGAGCCTGCGCTCGGGATCCTGCAGGGTCAGCTCTTGCTGGCGATCATTGACCTGCTGCATTGCCCCTTCCACCGATTGCAGACGCTGCCCCATGCCAATAGCACCGGTATGGAGCTCCATCATTTGCTTACGCAAGCTTTCCAGCTGACCTTGCAGCGTTGTCACACTGGCCTCGGACTCCTGTTTGCTGCGCTTGCTCTTGAACCAGCTATAAGAGGCAAACGCCAAGGCAATCAGGGACACCCCCAAGGCAACCATCTCGATTATCAAAACATCACCTTACTTATCAGAGGGAACCAATATCTTCCCACTCTTCATCGGAGAGCAGCTTGTTCAAGTCAACCAGGATCAGCAGTTGGCCATCGCGGTTGCTCACCCCCTGAATAAACTTGGCGCTCTCTTCCGTGCCGACTGCAGGAGCCGCATCGATTTCGGAAGAGCGCAGATAAACCACTTCTGCCACGCTGTCGACCATGATGCCGATCACCTGCTTCTCGGCCTCGATGATCACGATCCGGGAGTTTTCACTCACATCACCGGAAGGCAGACCGAAGCGGGAACGGGTATCGATGACAGTCACCACATTGCCACGCAGGTTGATGATCCCCAGTACGTACTCCGGCGCACCCGGCACCGGCGCAATTTCGGTGTAGCGCAACACCTCCTGAACCTGCATCACATTGATGCCATAGGTTTCGTTTTCCAGTTGGAAGGTTACCCATTGCAGCACTTCATCTTCGGCCAGATTCTGTGCAATATTGCGCTTTTCTGTCATGTTTTTATTCCTTTTATGAAAACGTCTACTGCTAAAACTAGCAATAAAACAGCTCGATTGCAGAAGCTATCAGCGACCTTCTATGTTCACCCCGCGCTCCAGCATCAGGCGTAGTTCGCGAACGTGTAACAGGGCACACATTTTTTCTTTGACCATGCCTGCCAACCAGGGGCGCTTGCCCTCCTGATGGCGCCACTTGACCTGCTCACGATGTAACAACTCGGTCCCTTTCAGGTGATGACACGCCAGCCCCCAAGGGGATTCGCCAAGCATAATCAGGTACTTGTAATCATCCATCTCGAGATGCTGGCCCGGCATGACCCACTGGGCCGTATCGACCACATTCATCTTCTGCTCGCGGGAAGTCATGATCCCCTTGTACCAGCGCGGCTGGCCAAACAGGGAGGTGATCTCGCCCAACTGATAAATGCCGCCAAGCTCGGTCAACGGCACCGCAAACGTCACGCCAGCGACATCAAAAAAAAGGGCCTGAAACTCTTTACCGGTGTCGATATTTTCCCAAGCGACAGGCTCACAGGTATCTACTGGATCAACCTCCAGCGCCGTCTCGGTCAGAATAGTGGTATGGGGCTCTACAGCCTCGGGAGCAAGCACTTCAGCCGGCCATTCCGGCTCCACCGGCAACAGTGACTCTTCCGCGACAATCTCCAGCGGTGCGGTGAGTGTTGCTTCCTGGGTGAAGGCGTCATTCTCAAACTGGACTTGTCCCACCTGCGCCAGCAACTCACCGAGCTGGGCAAGCCGTGGATCGTTTTCGAGGTAAGGTGCAGCGACCACATCGGGAACGCTCTGGGACTGACGTAGCAACTGCAATACCGGGGCGGATTGACGCTCTTCCACCTCATCCAGCACCAGCGGCTCATCGAGCAGCAGAGAGTGGAAATAGTCATCCATCGCTCGGACTTGAATGGTATCGCTCATGCCGTCACCTCATGAACCCGTTGCCGCTCGAGGGCATCAAGATGGTTGAGCAGCGTTTCGTATGCATAGGTTCCGCGACTCCCGGGAGAATAGATAGACGGGGGGATATGCAGCAAGCTGGCATCCCGAAATTTGGTATCAATGGGGATCACCGCATTCCACACCGAATCCCCATATTGATCCTTGATCGATTTCAAGGTCATCAGAGAGGCACGGGTACGCTTGTCAAACATGGTCGGGATCACGGTATAACGGAACTTGTCACGCTTGGAGCGCTGCATGATCTCAAATGTTTTCATCATCCGCTCCAACCCCTTAAGCGCGAGAAACTCGGTCTGGACAGGCACCAGAATACGGTCGCAGGCCGCCAGCGCGTTGACCATCATCACCCCCAGCACCGGCGGGCAATCGATCAGCACGTAATCATATTGATCCTGAATACGCAGCAGTGCCCG
It encodes the following:
- a CDS encoding cytochrome c-type biogenesis protein CcmH, coding for MRVFIASLLLLLGWIVQAPAMAAIDVYTFDNGNQEQVFRELTKELRCPKCQNQDIADSNAGLAKDLRDKTYQMVREGKDKEEIVDYMVARYGNFILYNPPLMASTLILWLGPLLVILIGGAVVVMRSRRPPAVKKQLDNALSEEEQRRLAELLKEEEKQ
- a CDS encoding chemotaxis protein CheW, whose protein sequence is MTEKRNIAQNLAEDEVLQWVTFQLENETYGINVMQVQEVLRYTEIAPVPGAPEYVLGIINLRGNVVTVIDTRSRFGLPSGDVSENSRIVIIEAEKQVIGIMVDSVAEVVYLRSSEIDAAPAVGTEESAKFIQGVSNRDGQLLILVDLNKLLSDEEWEDIGSL
- a CDS encoding DsbE family thiol:disulfide interchange protein — encoded protein: MNKKTWLFLIPFIVFLLGAVFLFKGLYSDPTKLESVMVGKEVPMFTLQDIYDLNKQHDRSILTGRPMLLNVWATWCPTCYGEHTYLKQLAGQGIPIIGMNYKDERDKAIKWLAELGNPYQVNLYDPDGMLGLDLGVYGAPETFFIDSKGIIRYRHVGDINPENWASTLKPIFDAMK
- the ccmB gene encoding heme exporter protein CcmB, whose protein sequence is MLRAVMHLIHRELLMALRQRSDILNPLWFFLIVITLFPLGIGPEPKLLARIAPGIIWVAALLAAMLSLERLFRDDFADGALEQMMLMPHPLGLLALAKVVAHWLLTGLPLLLISPLLAILLSLDMNTYLAVVATLALGTPVLSLLGAVGVALTVGLRKGGVLLSLLILPLYIPVLIFATSAIDAAGMSLPYGGQLAILAAMLVGALTLTPLAVSAALRVSLN
- a CDS encoding DUF2802 domain-containing protein, which codes for MVALGVSLIALAFASYSWFKSKRSKQESEASVTTLQGQLESLRKQMMELHTGAIGMGQRLQSVEGAMQQVNDRQQELTLQDPERRLYSRAAKMVELGADLDEVMSECELPKAEAELLISLRKGRS
- the ccmD gene encoding heme exporter protein CcmD, which encodes MHFASFSDFMAMGGYAFYVWLSFGLTLVCLVGIIISTRMKTRSLLGELRSKQAREARRKAARQMENTL
- the ccmI gene encoding c-type cytochrome biogenesis protein CcmI; translation: MTAFWIVIAGLLVLVSLALVVPLWRGEGKQSISRSALNKQLYRQRLLEIGEEREQGVLAEESDSLVELQRSLLDDIPDVEQTARSGKSLIWIPGVLVLVVVSLGLYYKLGSWQEVSRWQDASSRLGELSNRILVERDAQVTEQDLLDFTLALRTRLKDEPNDYRGWLLLGRLALDGNDPEMASEALERAYTLAPQKSLVAVPYAQALMMTGKEAQADALLQAAIAQEPDNIEARSVYAFMALQKEDFQTALARWQAMLPLMEKGTPRYVMVERSMEYARAQLKQRGIEVTTPDTAKESAGQRQPVAVKEGEFPLHITLAAGIQMPEDAHLFVFAVIPNGPPMPIAVKQIAGPMLPVTLSLGDGDAMMEGSKLAAYPELQFKARLSRGGNVMNKEGAFEGVSVPVKTADIPAAPIDIRIDHAL
- a CDS encoding chemotaxis protein CheW, with protein sequence MSDTIQVRAMDDYFHSLLLDEPLVLDEVEERQSAPVLQLLRQSQSVPDVVAAPYLENDPRLAQLGELLAQVGQVQFENDAFTQEATLTAPLEIVAEESLLPVEPEWPAEVLAPEAVEPHTTILTETALEVDPVDTCEPVAWENIDTGKEFQALFFDVAGVTFAVPLTELGGIYQLGEITSLFGQPRWYKGIMTSREQKMNVVDTAQWVMPGQHLEMDDYKYLIMLGESPWGLACHHLKGTELLHREQVKWRHQEGKRPWLAGMVKEKMCALLHVRELRLMLERGVNIEGR
- a CDS encoding heme ABC transporter permease; the protein is MWKWLHPYAKPERAYQLAGTLLPWFAVISLLSFVIGTVWGLAFAPADYQQGDSFRIIYIHVPSAILSMGAYSTMAVAAFIGLVWQLRMADMTVAAIAPVGAVFTFIALFTGAAWGKPMWGTWWVWDARLTSELILLFLYLGVIALYNAFSDKVVAGRAAGILALVGVINLPIIHYSVEWWNTLHQGATITKFDKPSISPEMLWPLLIMILAFAAFLGALTLMRFRNELLMREWHRPWVKEIAEQEK
- a CDS encoding heme lyase CcmF/NrfE family subunit — translated: MIPELGQFALILAFATALLLGSYPLLGASWGRLGMMSAARPLAYAQFLLLLLSFLCLTWAFIDNDFTVQYVATNSNSLLPLAYRISAVWGAHEGSLLLWVLTLGGWTAAVAMFSRRLPLDAVARVLGVLGLISVGFTAFVLFTSDPFTRTLPYFPVDGRDLNPLLQDPGLIFHPPMLYMGYVGFSVAFAFAIASLMTGRLDATWARWSRPWTMAAWVFLTLGIVLGSWWAYYELGWGGWWFWDPVENASFMPWLAGTALLHSLAVSEKRATFKAWTVLLALSAFSLSLLGTFLVRSGVLVSVHAFASDPTRGLFILGFLLAVIGSSLLLFAFKGSQVKSHGKHELWSRETLLLCNNIMLVAGLLTVLLGTLLPLVHKELGLGSISIGTPFFNHIYSWLIIPFALLLGIGPLFRWRRQELGELRGKVVVALVLSLAAAVLLPLAFAETFKPWAAVGIGLGAWIIVTSVQETWARATHKHNFAVGVRKLGNSHWAMILGHVGLAVSIIGIACTQNYSIEKDLRMQAGDRVHFADYEFVFAGIKEKNGPNYDGFKGVLEVNRNGEQVALLKPEKRMYKVSRMPMTEAAIDAGITRDLYAALGEQLDNGAWAVRIYYKPFVRWIWFGGVFMAIGGVLAMLDKRYRFGRREEEAKA
- the ccmE gene encoding cytochrome c maturation protein CcmE — its product is MNPRRKKRLTIILAITLGLATVSGLVLYALSQNIDLFYTPSELVEGKGPDKIKPEEGQRLRIGGLVLPGSVQRDPQSLKVAFKLVDNGGHLVTVEFDGILPDLFREGQGIVAQGTLKDATTVEAFEVLAKHDENYMPPEVADATNGMHFKPEYSEAQLKGAKQ
- a CDS encoding ParA family protein; protein product: MIVWTVANQKGGVGKTTTVVSLAGILAQRGQRVLLIDTDPHASLTAYLDFDSDRLDGTLYELFQAVKPTAELVNKLTLKTKFDNIHLLPASITLATLDRVMGNREGMGLVLKRALLRIQDQYDYVLIDCPPVLGVMMVNALAACDRILVPVQTEFLALKGLERMMKTFEIMQRSKRDKFRYTVIPTMFDKRTRASLMTLKSIKDQYGDSVWNAVIPIDTKFRDASLLHIPPSIYSPGSRGTYAYETLLNHLDALERQRVHEVTA
- the ccmA gene encoding cytochrome c biogenesis heme-transporting ATPase CcmA, coding for MLLQVNNLSCVREDRTLFEHLSFSVAPGDLVQIEGPNGVGKTSLLRLLTGLSQPFAGEVCWNGENIRHCRDEYHAKLLYLGHQPGVKAALTPFENLKFYQQLHHPQQTETDLWQILARVGLAGFEENPTGQLSAGQQRRVALARLWLSQKPALWILDEPFTAIDKQGVKVLEQLFLAHAERGGMVILTTHQDLTLMQGRLKSISLTPFASTLQE